The following are encoded together in the Desulfurella sp. genome:
- the hflX gene encoding GTPase HflX: MQDLQEKAILVSVFLNEKDEKSLQELEELAKTAGAEVVGVLTQKRKNIDKTYYLGKGKIEELKNLIEQKGANIVIFNNELSGSQIKNIEDILNTKVIDRTNLILDIFAKHAKTKEGMLQVKLAQLKYSLTRLRGIGVTLSRLGGGIGTRGPGETQLETDIRHIKRSILHIEKQIEEIKQHRSLYRKRRQKNQIPVVAIIGYTNAGKSTLINALTNADAYVENKLFATLDPLARKLRLPNNKIVLLIDTVGFIKNLPHQLIEAFKSTLEEIKFADLILNVVDISQNDYEEKIKVTEKILSDLECFNKPVITVYNKSDLLEILPKNTDKEVYISAKYKTNLHDLVFCIQNALESGNKSL, from the coding sequence ATGCAAGATCTTCAAGAAAAAGCCATTTTAGTTAGTGTATTTTTAAACGAAAAAGATGAAAAGTCTTTACAAGAATTAGAAGAACTTGCCAAAACTGCTGGCGCAGAAGTTGTTGGCGTATTAACACAAAAACGAAAAAACATAGATAAAACTTACTATTTAGGAAAAGGTAAAATAGAAGAGCTAAAAAATCTAATTGAACAAAAAGGTGCTAATATTGTCATATTTAACAATGAACTATCTGGTAGCCAGATAAAAAATATCGAAGATATACTAAACACAAAAGTTATTGATAGAACCAATCTAATCTTAGACATATTTGCAAAACATGCCAAAACAAAAGAAGGTATGCTTCAGGTAAAGCTTGCCCAGTTAAAATATTCACTTACAAGATTAAGAGGCATAGGTGTTACACTTTCAAGATTGGGCGGTGGCATAGGCACAAGGGGTCCTGGCGAAACACAACTGGAAACAGACATAAGGCACATCAAGCGCTCTATTTTACACATTGAAAAACAAATTGAAGAAATAAAACAACATAGGAGTCTATACAGGAAAAGAAGACAAAAAAATCAAATTCCCGTAGTTGCCATAATAGGATATACAAATGCAGGTAAATCAACTTTAATTAATGCACTTACCAATGCAGATGCCTATGTTGAAAATAAGTTATTTGCAACGCTGGATCCTTTAGCTAGAAAATTACGTTTGCCCAATAACAAAATAGTTCTATTGATTGATACGGTTGGTTTTATTAAAAATTTACCCCACCAGTTAATTGAAGCTTTCAAATCAACGCTTGAAGAAATAAAATTTGCAGATTTAATATTAAATGTTGTTGATATAAGTCAGAATGATTACGAAGAAAAAATTAAAGTAACAGAAAAAATCCTATCAGATTTAGAGTGTTTCAATAAACCAGTTATTACAGTTTACAATAAATCAGATTTACTTGAGATATTACCAAAAAACACTGATAAAGAAGTATATATATCGGCTAAATACAAAACTAATTTACATGATTTGGTTTTTTGCATACAAAACGCGCTTGAATCAGGCAACAAATCTTTATAA